GCGACAGGGATAGCACTCCCCGCAGCTGATGACCGGGTCAACAACCACCCGCTCCCCGCACCGCTCCGGGTCGACCCCGGGGCCGGTCGCATCAATCACGCCGAGGAATTCATGGCCAATGACCCGCGGGTAACGGGCAAAAGGATTATGGCCGCGAAAGATATGGCTATCCGAGCCACATATTCCCGCCAGACGGACTTTCACCCGGACCTCGCCAGGCCCCGGCTCCGGTATGGGCCGCTCGTCAAGCGTTAATATATCGGGACGCTCAATCACAATACTTTTCATTTTCACTCCACATATTCAGCAGAGAAGCATTTTCGACCCCTGAATCCGGGGCCAGGGAACAAGGCATTTTTACTTAACTACCATACAAGTATATTTAATTAACCATCCCGTAAATATAGTAAAAAATCCAAAAATACAGCCAGTTAGCCTTGATAAAGCCAATATTACCAACAGATAATATCGCTTCTGTCACCGGAGCCCCTGGTCGCTGGTTTTCGCCACTACCGGTGCGGTGTTATAGTGTCGGGACCGGTTCGCCCGGCACAACAAAGCAAGAAGGAACAGAGTATGAGGACTTTTATTCGCAGCACCGTGGCGCTGGCTCTCTTTGCGGCAGGCGCGGCTCTCATGACCGCCCCTGTCAGTGCGCAAACGAACAAACTGATTATTGAGTCCGGGGATAATGCCCGCAGCCGTCAGGAAGCCGCCATGGACAAGGAACAGTGGGGTGATACCCGTTCACTGCGCCAGAAAATCAACTCCCGGGCAGAAAAAGAGTGGGATAAAGCAGACAACGCGTTCGACAAACGGGACGCCTGCCT
This Shimwellia blattae DSM 4481 = NBRC 105725 DNA region includes the following protein-coding sequences:
- a CDS encoding DUF1283 family protein — translated: MRTFIRSTVALALFAAGAALMTAPVSAQTNKLIIESGDNARSRQEAAMDKEQWGDTRSLRQKINSRAEKEWDKADNAFDKRDACLQSSNVNAYWEPSTRRCLDRSTGFAIRP